A window of Aeromicrobium sp. A1-2 contains these coding sequences:
- a CDS encoding DUF3499 domain-containing protein, which yields MIHAVSLTRRTGRPGYPHHVGVVRRCTRSACSQTAVATLTYVYADQTAVLGPLATYAEPHTYDLCAQHTQRMSAPQGWSVLRLAPDPQAAEPSRDDLLALADAVREAGRPPPPVPDGPPPLRLVRPDS from the coding sequence ATGATCCATGCGGTGAGCCTAACGCGCCGGACCGGACGGCCGGGCTACCCTCACCACGTGGGTGTGGTGAGACGGTGCACGCGCTCGGCGTGCTCGCAGACGGCAGTGGCGACGCTGACCTATGTCTACGCGGATCAGACCGCGGTCCTTGGGCCGCTCGCGACTTATGCCGAGCCCCACACCTACGATTTGTGTGCCCAGCACACGCAACGGATGTCCGCGCCGCAAGGCTGGAGCGTCCTGCGACTCGCACCTGACCCACAGGCAGCCGAGCCCAGCCGCGATGATCTGCTCGCGCTGGCCGATGCCGTCCGCGAGGCCGGACGCCCGCCGCCGCCGGTGCCTGATGGTCCCCCCCCCCTTCGACTCGTGAGGCCTGACTCTTGA
- a CDS encoding TIGR03089 family protein yields the protein MKSLDRLLGTSADPSQPLVTYYDMATGERIELSTVTTANWVAKTSNFLVDDLETEPGTRIRLGLPSHWLTFVWILSAWNVGAAIVDSAADIGVSGPDLVADEPTRVAASLRPMGGRFPVSPEGFLDLGAEVPGHGDHFVALDPPSPSTIALDLTGEVRTHAEHLASVTPSGARRLVTPGSIRRDADLIAESCLGGGSLVIVSAATAEQLAAVGAQEAAEIH from the coding sequence GTGAAGTCCCTCGATCGGCTGCTCGGCACATCGGCAGACCCCTCGCAACCGCTGGTGACGTACTACGACATGGCGACCGGTGAGCGGATCGAGCTCAGCACCGTGACGACGGCCAACTGGGTTGCCAAGACCAGCAACTTCCTGGTCGACGACCTCGAGACGGAGCCAGGCACCCGAATCCGTCTCGGTCTGCCGAGCCACTGGCTGACGTTCGTGTGGATCCTCTCGGCGTGGAACGTCGGCGCCGCAATCGTCGACTCCGCTGCCGACATCGGGGTCAGCGGTCCCGATCTCGTCGCCGACGAGCCCACCCGGGTGGCAGCATCTCTGCGTCCGATGGGGGGCCGGTTCCCGGTGTCGCCCGAAGGATTCCTGGACCTCGGTGCCGAGGTCCCCGGTCACGGCGACCACTTCGTCGCCCTCGACCCGCCGTCGCCCTCGACCATCGCCCTGGACCTGACCGGCGAGGTGCGCACGCACGCAGAACACCTCGCGTCGGTCACGCCCTCGGGTGCACGCCGCCTCGTGACTCCCGGCAGCATCCGCCGCGACGCCGACCTCATCGCCGAGTCGTGCCTCGGCGGCGGATCGCTCGTGATCGTGTCGGCGGCGACGGCCGAACAGCTCGCCGCGGTGGGCGCACAGGAGGCCGCCGAGATCCACTGA
- a CDS encoding 2-phospho-L-lactate transferase CofD family protein, with translation MRITVILGADGAPFAHDLTSHLEPGDELVVIAPTMLDRWATGLKVCPDLDALLVARASSVTHEVADELIAIGYAPAWQRPSDAVVAAQLVRTDLLGAGYSLTEATSAIAARRDLGFTLLPASDDRAELHAVVESPEGQRAIHLSEVIADPSAHEVKELVLVAETWSVSDAVRAAIGTSDVLVLGPSSRTLAIDPVLRAPGLRESIDDDLPVLIVEHNETAPPTLVQIAGMREPDPGRAEPVTADAATVAIAARAVVR, from the coding sequence ATGCGGATCACGGTCATTCTCGGCGCCGATGGCGCACCCTTCGCGCACGACCTCACCAGCCACCTCGAGCCCGGTGATGAGCTGGTCGTGATCGCCCCGACGATGCTCGACCGATGGGCGACGGGTCTCAAGGTCTGCCCCGATCTCGACGCCCTGCTGGTCGCCCGCGCCTCGTCCGTCACCCACGAGGTGGCTGACGAACTCATCGCAATCGGCTACGCCCCGGCGTGGCAGCGTCCCAGCGATGCCGTGGTCGCGGCCCAGCTCGTCCGCACCGACCTGCTCGGCGCCGGATACAGCCTGACCGAGGCCACCTCGGCGATCGCCGCCCGCCGCGACCTCGGATTCACCCTCCTGCCGGCCAGCGACGACCGTGCCGAGCTGCACGCCGTGGTCGAGTCCCCCGAGGGACAGCGCGCGATCCACCTGTCAGAGGTCATCGCCGATCCCTCCGCACACGAGGTCAAGGAGCTCGTGCTCGTCGCTGAGACCTGGTCGGTGTCCGATGCCGTGCGGGCAGCGATCGGCACGTCCGACGTGCTCGTGCTCGGACCGAGCAGCCGGACACTCGCGATCGATCCGGTGCTCCGCGCCCCCGGCTTGCGCGAGTCGATCGACGACGACCTGCCGGTGCTCATCGTGGAGCACAACGAGACCGCTCCCCCCACCCTGGTCCAGATCGCCGGGATGCGCGAACCCGATCCGGGCCGCGCCGAGCCGGTCACCGCCGATGCGGCGACCGTGGCCATTGCCGCGCGAGCGGTCGTCCGGTGA
- a CDS encoding DUF5719 family protein — MSKYRALLIPIAAIGLVVLAMVAPSGSSSPRPPSRVTVTESSYACPASSVITVAAGQVKAGTDAIATVSPDDTRVSALEDATTWRTSDVDGEGVVVQQGGRGSGAVGFFAGTASKKGGGGLVVGSCPGVVDDAWLMGLGSGGKHFSTLILTNLADTPAAVDLTLWGPKGEIDAVGSEGIVVKPSSVRRIRLDELAAGEAELAMHVHRRRGSLSAVVTDSATSVFQGTEQVSATLSPRRAQVVGGVVKDSSGRTLLLLNPGTTTARVGVQVIGPKNTFAPSGLDQIKVPAGSTRSIPVPKSAGSDSLALRLTSDQPVSASVRMAPGNKDYAYAEASLPLTGPAIVPIEVGSNIGAPRLLLTATGSTATADVEAFDKSMRPLASSSVTIKGGTTTYLALDAKDAAYFVVRPHGKVIAAATYAKGDGISSLMLEAAPVTVLGPQVRPVS, encoded by the coding sequence ATGAGCAAGTACCGCGCGCTGCTGATCCCGATCGCGGCGATCGGGCTGGTCGTCCTGGCGATGGTTGCCCCGTCCGGCTCGAGCTCGCCCCGGCCGCCTTCTCGGGTCACTGTCACCGAGTCTTCCTACGCATGTCCCGCCTCGTCGGTCATCACTGTGGCGGCAGGGCAGGTCAAGGCCGGCACCGACGCGATCGCAACCGTGTCGCCGGACGACACCCGGGTGTCCGCCCTCGAGGACGCGACCACGTGGCGCACTTCCGACGTCGATGGAGAGGGCGTCGTGGTCCAGCAGGGAGGACGCGGCTCCGGTGCGGTGGGATTCTTCGCCGGTACGGCATCCAAGAAGGGTGGCGGCGGGCTTGTGGTCGGATCCTGCCCCGGTGTGGTCGACGACGCGTGGTTGATGGGCCTCGGCTCGGGAGGCAAGCACTTCTCGACCCTGATCCTGACGAACCTTGCCGACACACCGGCCGCGGTAGACCTCACGCTCTGGGGACCCAAGGGGGAGATCGACGCCGTCGGGTCGGAGGGCATCGTGGTCAAGCCATCCTCGGTCCGGCGCATCCGGCTCGACGAGCTGGCGGCTGGTGAGGCCGAGCTCGCGATGCACGTCCACCGCCGTCGCGGTTCACTCTCGGCCGTCGTGACCGACTCGGCGACCTCGGTCTTCCAAGGCACCGAGCAGGTGTCAGCAACGCTCTCGCCGCGTCGAGCCCAGGTCGTCGGAGGTGTGGTCAAAGACTCCTCGGGCCGCACGCTCCTGCTGCTCAATCCGGGGACGACAACGGCGCGTGTGGGCGTGCAGGTCATCGGGCCCAAAAACACCTTTGCGCCGTCGGGCCTCGACCAGATCAAGGTCCCGGCCGGCTCGACCCGGTCGATCCCGGTGCCGAAGTCTGCGGGTTCTGACTCCCTGGCATTGCGCCTGACCTCTGACCAACCTGTGTCCGCGTCGGTCCGCATGGCTCCCGGTAACAAGGACTACGCCTACGCCGAGGCCTCTCTTCCGCTCACCGGACCGGCGATCGTCCCGATTGAGGTTGGTTCCAACATCGGCGCCCCCCGACTGCTGCTGACTGCGACCGGCAGCACTGCGACCGCGGACGTCGAGGCTTTCGACAAGAGCATGCGGCCGCTCGCGTCGAGCTCGGTGACGATCAAGGGCGGCACCACGACATACCTGGCTCTCGATGCCAAGGACGCCGCCTACTTCGTCGTCCGTCCGCACGGCAAGGTCATCGCCGCGGCAACGTACGCCAAGGGCGACGGCATCAGCTCGTTGATGCTGGAGGCGGCGCCGGTGACGGTGCTCGGACCGCAGGTGCGGCCGGTCTCCTGA
- a CDS encoding ABC transporter permease yields MTTAEDAARLGLHRVGGRPTFRAYITEVWKRRVFIYSMARFKIESENQQNSLGMLWVVLKPLLNAMVYGLIFGLLIPSGSRPDHFVEFLIIGVFVFEFFSQSWASGGKAITNNASLVQSLAFPRMVLPLAAVTQRFLQFLPTVAIMLIFLLISGGFGAADLHWFLIVPIFALYFVFNCGLALVTARLSVHWRDLNSFLPFLTRFFFYTTGIFFSVEKRFGDNAVIMRISDFQPVHEFLSLARSALLQGPGYGTNLHYWLYATLWSIGLFTFGVWFFWRAEERYGRVD; encoded by the coding sequence ATGACAACCGCTGAGGACGCGGCGCGCCTGGGCCTCCACCGGGTCGGCGGACGCCCGACATTTCGCGCGTACATCACCGAGGTCTGGAAGCGACGGGTCTTCATCTACTCGATGGCGCGTTTCAAGATCGAGTCCGAGAACCAGCAGAACTCCCTCGGGATGCTGTGGGTCGTGCTCAAGCCGCTGCTCAACGCGATGGTCTACGGGCTCATCTTCGGCCTGCTGATTCCCAGCGGCAGCCGGCCAGACCACTTCGTTGAGTTCTTGATCATCGGCGTGTTCGTGTTCGAGTTCTTCTCTCAGTCCTGGGCCAGCGGCGGCAAGGCCATCACCAACAATGCGTCGTTGGTCCAGAGCCTGGCGTTCCCCCGCATGGTTCTGCCCCTGGCCGCCGTGACCCAACGGTTCCTGCAGTTCCTGCCGACCGTGGCGATCATGTTGATCTTCCTCCTGATCAGTGGGGGCTTCGGTGCCGCGGACCTGCACTGGTTCCTGATCGTCCCGATCTTCGCGCTCTACTTCGTGTTCAACTGCGGACTGGCACTTGTGACGGCCAGGCTGTCGGTTCACTGGCGTGACCTCAACAGTTTCCTCCCGTTCCTGACCCGTTTCTTCTTCTACACGACGGGAATCTTCTTCAGCGTCGAGAAGCGGTTCGGGGACAACGCAGTCATTATGCGCATCTCGGACTTCCAGCCGGTGCACGAATTCCTCAGCCTGGCCCGCTCGGCCCTACTCCAGGGCCCCGGGTACGGGACCAACCTGCACTATTGGCTGTACGCGACCCTCTGGTCCATCGGTCTGTTCACATTCGGCGTCTGGTTCTTCTGGCGCGCCGAGGAGAGGTACGGGCGTGTCGACTGA
- a CDS encoding metallopeptidase family protein yields MDHLDGVVSGPRPGRMRDRRGRGSRGPMALPGPLSPRSVPIHRPARASFDLLVGDVLAALEPHFAVESDHVEIVVEEAPLLPQEWSEDVPLSVVSPGIGGSRIVLFRIPISQRCTNRDDLEDLVWSVVLDRLAELWHISPDELDPRPR; encoded by the coding sequence ATGGATCATCTCGATGGTGTCGTGAGCGGTCCCCGGCCCGGTCGGATGCGCGATCGACGCGGCCGCGGGTCCCGCGGTCCGATGGCGCTCCCGGGTCCGCTCTCACCGCGGAGCGTGCCGATCCACCGCCCGGCCCGTGCCTCCTTCGACCTGCTGGTCGGTGACGTGCTCGCGGCTCTCGAGCCACACTTCGCGGTCGAGTCCGATCATGTGGAGATCGTCGTCGAGGAAGCCCCGCTGCTGCCCCAGGAATGGAGCGAGGATGTGCCGTTGAGTGTCGTCTCGCCCGGCATCGGGGGATCTCGGATCGTCCTGTTCCGCATCCCGATCAGCCAGCGGTGCACCAACCGGGACGACCTGGAGGATTTGGTCTGGTCCGTGGTGCTGGACCGGCTCGCCGAACTGTGGCACATCTCCCCAGACGAGCTGGACCCCCGACCGCGCTGA
- a CDS encoding ABC transporter ATP-binding protein: protein MSTEQPLPQPTPPSQRKPVVIVDDVHVDYKVFATGKRPTAVDRRSKALRGRTKQLRTVQALKGVSFTAYEEDSIGVIGTNGSGKSTLMRAIVGLTPTSQGAIYAASRPSLLGVGAALLKDLSGERNIILGGLAMGFTMAEIDANYDEIVKFSGLEKFIDLPMRSYSSGMTARLKFALASVQTHEILIVDEALAVGDRKFRQRSEQRIREIRDNAGTVFLVSHSMQSIRDTCSRVIWLDQGTLVMDGETNEVIEAYNTAQDQ, encoded by the coding sequence GTGTCGACTGAACAACCGCTACCCCAACCGACGCCTCCGTCGCAGCGCAAGCCTGTCGTGATTGTCGACGACGTGCATGTCGACTACAAGGTCTTTGCGACCGGCAAACGCCCTACCGCCGTCGATCGTCGATCCAAGGCGTTGCGCGGGCGCACCAAGCAGCTACGGACCGTCCAAGCGCTCAAAGGGGTGTCCTTCACGGCGTACGAGGAAGACAGCATCGGCGTCATTGGCACCAACGGCTCAGGCAAGTCGACCCTGATGCGGGCGATCGTTGGTCTGACACCGACGAGCCAGGGCGCGATCTACGCTGCCTCGCGGCCCAGCCTGCTTGGCGTCGGCGCGGCTCTGTTGAAGGACCTCTCAGGCGAGCGCAACATCATTCTCGGGGGGCTCGCGATGGGCTTCACGATGGCCGAGATCGACGCCAACTACGACGAGATCGTGAAGTTTTCCGGGCTGGAGAAGTTCATCGACCTGCCGATGCGCTCGTACTCCTCAGGCATGACCGCACGGCTCAAATTCGCGCTTGCCAGCGTGCAGACGCACGAGATCCTGATCGTCGATGAGGCGCTCGCGGTCGGCGATCGCAAGTTCCGTCAGCGTAGCGAGCAACGCATTCGCGAGATCCGGGACAACGCCGGGACTGTCTTCCTGGTGAGCCACTCGATGCAGTCGATCCGCGACACCTGCAGCCGCGTCATCTGGCTCGACCAGGGCACGCTCGTGATGGATGGCGAGACCAACGAGGTCATCGAGGCCTACAACACCGCGCAGGACCAGTAG
- a CDS encoding WhiB family transcriptional regulator produces the protein MSFDLGQPQELDEELMWQERALCAQTDPEAFFPEKGGSTREAKRVCLTCDVRGECLEYALAHDERFGIWGGLSERERRKLKKRA, from the coding sequence ATGTCATTCGATCTGGGTCAGCCGCAAGAGCTCGATGAGGAACTCATGTGGCAAGAGCGCGCACTCTGCGCTCAGACGGACCCCGAGGCGTTCTTCCCCGAAAAGGGTGGATCCACGCGCGAGGCCAAACGAGTGTGCCTGACGTGTGACGTCCGTGGAGAGTGCCTCGAGTACGCCCTCGCGCACGATGAGCGGTTCGGCATCTGGGGCGGTCTGTCCGAGCGGGAGCGTCGCAAGCTCAAGAAACGGGCCTGA
- a CDS encoding phosphomannomutase/phosphoglucomutase produces the protein MIHPRLAEVVKAYDVRGRSPEQLDAALTRALGEAFALETGVDAGRGTVVIGHDMRDTSPILVEAFSDGVRAQGGNVIAIGLASTDLLYFASGDLDLPGAMITASHNPAAYNGIKLCRAGARPIGYDTGLSAIAEQATIFLTRSELPEPTGTYEELDALSRYADYLHEIVPVPAGRRLDVVADAGNGMAGHTVPSVFATLDVELTPMYFELDGTFPHHDANPLDHSTLVDLQAKVREIGADIGLAFDGDADRCFVIDERGDVVSPSAITALIASRALLTTPGATILHNVITSRAVPEIIAENGGTAIRTPVGHSLIKAEMARTGAVFGGEHSGHFYFKDFFLADSGMIAALHVMAALAETTGTVSELMAQYERYVSSGEINSTVQDASAVLAELTRAYADLPQDTLDGLTVTADTWWFNVRASNTEPLLRLNVEGDDDATMARVRDEVLAVIRRD, from the coding sequence TTGATCCATCCCCGCTTGGCGGAGGTGGTCAAGGCGTACGACGTGCGCGGCCGCTCGCCCGAACAGCTCGACGCTGCCCTGACCCGTGCGCTCGGCGAGGCGTTCGCCCTCGAGACCGGGGTCGATGCCGGCCGCGGCACCGTCGTGATCGGTCACGACATGCGCGACACCTCCCCGATCCTGGTCGAGGCATTCTCCGATGGCGTCCGTGCGCAGGGTGGAAACGTGATCGCTATCGGCCTGGCGTCGACCGATCTGCTCTACTTCGCCTCCGGCGACCTGGACCTCCCCGGCGCGATGATCACCGCGAGCCACAACCCGGCGGCCTACAACGGCATCAAGCTGTGTCGTGCTGGCGCCAGACCGATCGGCTATGACACGGGCCTCTCGGCCATCGCGGAGCAGGCGACGATCTTCCTCACCCGCTCTGAGCTCCCGGAGCCGACCGGGACCTACGAGGAGCTGGACGCGCTCAGCCGCTACGCCGACTATCTTCACGAGATCGTGCCGGTCCCGGCCGGTCGGCGGCTCGACGTCGTCGCCGATGCCGGCAACGGCATGGCAGGTCACACCGTGCCCTCGGTCTTCGCGACGCTGGACGTCGAGTTGACGCCGATGTACTTCGAGCTGGACGGCACATTCCCGCACCACGATGCCAATCCGCTCGACCACTCGACGCTGGTCGACCTGCAGGCCAAGGTGCGCGAGATCGGCGCCGACATCGGCCTGGCCTTCGACGGAGATGCCGACCGCTGCTTCGTGATCGATGAGCGAGGCGACGTCGTCTCGCCGTCTGCGATCACGGCGCTGATCGCCTCACGGGCTCTGCTGACGACGCCGGGTGCGACGATCCTGCACAACGTCATCACGTCGCGGGCGGTCCCCGAGATCATCGCCGAGAACGGTGGAACGGCCATCCGCACTCCGGTCGGTCACTCCCTGATCAAGGCCGAGATGGCGCGCACGGGGGCCGTGTTCGGTGGCGAGCACTCGGGTCACTTCTACTTCAAGGACTTCTTCCTCGCGGACTCCGGCATGATCGCGGCCCTGCACGTCATGGCAGCGTTGGCCGAGACGACCGGCACGGTGTCCGAGCTGATGGCGCAGTACGAGCGCTACGTCTCCTCCGGCGAGATCAACAGCACGGTGCAGGATGCCTCGGCGGTGCTGGCCGAGCTGACCCGGGCGTACGCCGACCTGCCGCAGGACACCCTCGACGGCTTGACCGTCACGGCGGACACGTGGTGGTTCAACGTGCGCGCCTCGAACACCGAGCCGTTGCTGCGACTCAACGTCGAGGGCGACGATGACGCGACGATGGCCCGGGTGCGCGACGAAGTCCTCGCAGTGATCCGCCGAGACTGA
- a CDS encoding glycosyltransferase family 2 protein, whose protein sequence is MDETSTTRHWLDDPPTVGAVLVAHNGATWLPKVLGSFSHMFHAPLSWRVVDVSSTDGSADLLRDSFGADRITYAPSGTGFGDAVRLALESMPRTDWIWLLHDDALVLPGTLSGLLDTATSAPDIAAVGPKIREWPSLRRLLEVGLTITSTGSRETGLETGEPDAGQHDRSRDVLAVNTAGMLIRRDVWDELGGLDPNLPLFFDDIDLGWRIARAGYRTLTAPTAVIFHAEATGRGTRSRTAGDVPHWEPRRAALYTMLANTPMPRFLWQYVRLFLGSLLRVVGMVIGKDPESAGDELLALRSVYLHPVKLARARRARRETARRSHRSIRDLFAPYWLPYQHGFDVVRETVAALVKPESIETVGRRSTTLDQAPDEAVDLDDGPSMLQRRPWLAAVLALMVLSLVAGRGLLSGNLHGGALPPSPDSVTGWWHLALAGQQAVGLPSDILPPAFALPLAVAATPVWFAPGLVVTMLMVFAVPLAALTAHRFGRQISPHRIPRIVWAVSYALCVVATGAVSQGRIGTVVVLIVLPIIANTGWQLAENPGWQLALRLGIWIALASAFAPIVLVMSFGGLLVLWYAEGRWVRRQIAIAAGVPLLLLGPWLAQRTLRPWRAWWEAGYPFPGSATVRDVVLGRAGGSGGAPEWLTVGLLVLALVALVPRSTRSGVIIAWLVALLGLAAALVGTLVTYSTQAGPADITPWVGVPVVVWVGGLLTAVLLAVPAAMSWPRPALAAAVVVALVLPIGTGVWWLGRGMDYPIRDGRTSVVPVFLAERPGDTLILTGTIEGGVNYRVVASNGPFLGQEAVVASAGDSRQLTAVTRRILAQATSADIEALSGLGIDAIYAPRADPELTRRIDAAPMLQPAGSDQPGSRVWTLAADPDLTSSATPWWHRGIVVLQILAWLVAIILTAPVRKRAAPAVLGDGETEDDT, encoded by the coding sequence GTGGACGAGACCAGCACGACGCGCCATTGGCTCGATGATCCACCGACCGTGGGAGCGGTGCTGGTGGCTCACAATGGAGCGACCTGGCTGCCGAAGGTTCTCGGTTCGTTCAGCCACATGTTCCACGCCCCACTCTCGTGGCGAGTCGTCGACGTCAGCTCGACCGATGGCAGTGCAGACCTGCTCCGCGACTCGTTCGGTGCCGACCGCATCACCTACGCGCCGTCCGGCACCGGATTCGGCGATGCCGTTCGCCTGGCGCTGGAGTCGATGCCACGGACCGACTGGATCTGGTTGCTGCACGACGACGCTCTGGTGCTGCCAGGAACGCTCTCGGGCCTGCTCGACACAGCAACCTCGGCTCCGGACATCGCCGCGGTCGGTCCCAAGATCCGGGAGTGGCCGTCGCTGCGACGGCTGCTCGAGGTCGGGCTGACGATCACCTCGACCGGGTCCCGGGAGACCGGTCTGGAGACCGGCGAGCCAGACGCGGGCCAGCACGACCGCTCCCGCGACGTGCTCGCGGTCAACACCGCCGGCATGCTGATCCGCCGTGACGTGTGGGACGAGCTCGGCGGGCTCGACCCCAACCTCCCGCTGTTCTTCGACGACATCGACCTGGGCTGGCGCATCGCCCGGGCGGGCTACCGCACCCTGACCGCGCCCACCGCGGTGATCTTCCATGCCGAGGCCACGGGTCGCGGCACGCGCAGCCGCACCGCGGGCGACGTCCCACACTGGGAGCCGCGACGTGCGGCGCTCTACACGATGCTGGCCAACACCCCGATGCCACGCTTCCTGTGGCAGTACGTCCGCCTGTTCCTCGGCTCACTGCTGCGCGTCGTCGGCATGGTGATCGGCAAGGATCCTGAGTCCGCCGGAGACGAGCTGCTCGCGTTGCGATCGGTGTACCTCCACCCGGTCAAGCTCGCGCGAGCGCGACGCGCGCGGCGGGAGACGGCCCGCCGCAGCCACCGATCCATACGTGACCTGTTCGCGCCCTACTGGCTGCCGTACCAACATGGCTTCGACGTCGTGCGCGAGACGGTTGCCGCGCTGGTCAAGCCCGAGTCGATCGAGACCGTCGGCCGGCGGTCCACGACCCTGGACCAGGCGCCCGACGAGGCCGTCGACCTCGACGACGGGCCCTCGATGCTGCAGCGCCGGCCGTGGCTGGCTGCCGTCCTAGCGTTGATGGTGCTCTCGCTGGTCGCCGGACGTGGGCTGCTCAGCGGCAACCTGCACGGCGGGGCACTCCCGCCATCGCCCGACTCGGTCACCGGGTGGTGGCATCTGGCTCTCGCCGGGCAACAGGCCGTCGGGCTGCCGAGCGACATCCTGCCCCCGGCATTCGCCCTCCCACTGGCAGTCGCGGCGACCCCGGTCTGGTTCGCGCCGGGTCTCGTCGTCACGATGCTGATGGTCTTCGCGGTCCCGCTGGCCGCGCTGACCGCCCATCGATTCGGACGTCAGATCAGCCCGCACCGCATCCCGCGGATCGTGTGGGCGGTCTCGTACGCGCTGTGCGTCGTCGCGACGGGGGCAGTCAGCCAGGGTCGGATCGGCACGGTCGTGGTCCTCATCGTGCTGCCGATCATCGCCAACACGGGATGGCAGCTTGCGGAGAACCCAGGGTGGCAGCTGGCCCTGCGGCTCGGCATCTGGATCGCGCTCGCCTCGGCATTCGCACCGATCGTCCTGGTCATGAGCTTCGGGGGTCTCCTGGTGCTCTGGTACGCCGAAGGACGATGGGTTCGCCGCCAGATAGCGATCGCCGCCGGAGTCCCGCTTCTGTTGCTCGGTCCATGGCTCGCCCAGCGGACACTCCGACCGTGGCGTGCCTGGTGGGAGGCCGGCTACCCGTTTCCCGGCTCGGCAACGGTCCGCGATGTCGTGCTGGGTCGCGCCGGTGGCTCAGGAGGCGCACCAGAGTGGTTGACGGTGGGTCTGCTCGTCCTGGCTCTGGTTGCGCTGGTGCCCCGCAGCACCCGCAGCGGCGTCATCATCGCGTGGCTCGTCGCACTTCTGGGGCTCGCCGCCGCACTGGTCGGGACCCTCGTGACGTACTCGACCCAGGCCGGCCCTGCCGACATCACGCCGTGGGTCGGCGTGCCTGTCGTGGTGTGGGTCGGTGGACTTCTCACCGCAGTCCTGCTCGCGGTGCCGGCGGCGATGTCCTGGCCGCGACCAGCGCTCGCGGCGGCCGTCGTGGTGGCACTCGTCCTGCCGATCGGCACCGGTGTGTGGTGGCTCGGCCGCGGTATGGACTACCCAATCCGTGACGGCCGCACCTCGGTCGTGCCGGTGTTCCTGGCCGAACGACCCGGCGACACCCTGATCCTGACCGGCACCATCGAGGGCGGTGTCAACTACCGCGTCGTGGCCAGCAACGGACCGTTCCTCGGCCAGGAGGCCGTGGTGGCCTCCGCTGGCGACTCGCGGCAGCTCACCGCCGTGACGCGCCGCATACTCGCCCAGGCCACGTCGGCCGACATCGAGGCATTGAGCGGTCTTGGCATCGATGCGATCTACGCACCGCGCGCTGATCCCGAGCTCACCCGCCGCATCGACGCAGCACCCATGCTGCAGCCCGCGGGCAGCGACCAGCCAGGTTCGCGGGTCTGGACCCTCGCAGCCGATCCGGACCTGACGTCGTCGGCAACCCCGTGGTGGCACCGCGGCATTGTGGTCCTGCAGATCCTCGCCTGGCTCGTCGCGATCATCCTGACCGCGCCGGTCCGCAAGCGCGCCGCACCTGCCGTGCTGGGCGACGGCGAGACGGAGGACGACACATGA